From Nitrosopumilus zosterae, the proteins below share one genomic window:
- the uppS gene encoding polyprenyl diphosphate synthase produces the protein MVFQLSGLYKIYGRRLEREIQNGDIPNHVALILDGNRRWAKRHLTMPKKGHWKGADAVENLLDWCEEFDIKIVTLYALSAENLNRKDDELEYLYELIRMRLEKLYNDPRIHRCKMRVKGIGRIELLPDSIKEILGRLDEATKNYHNHFLNIALAYGGQYELVDAVKKIGEKIKDGSLNVEDINKKEIEANLYTSHLPQSSPDMILRTSGEKRLSGFLMWQSAYSELVFMDIFWPEFRKIDLMRAIRTFQERKRRLGK, from the coding sequence GTGGTTTTTCAATTATCTGGACTTTACAAAATCTATGGAAGAAGGCTAGAAAGAGAAATTCAGAATGGAGACATTCCAAATCATGTTGCCTTAATTTTAGATGGAAATAGAAGATGGGCTAAAAGACATCTAACAATGCCAAAAAAAGGTCATTGGAAAGGAGCCGATGCAGTAGAAAATCTTTTAGATTGGTGTGAAGAATTTGATATTAAAATCGTAACACTGTATGCATTATCAGCAGAGAATCTGAATAGAAAGGATGATGAATTAGAATATCTTTACGAATTGATTCGTATGAGATTAGAAAAACTGTACAATGATCCAAGAATTCATCGATGTAAAATGAGAGTTAAGGGAATTGGAAGAATCGAACTTTTACCAGATTCAATAAAAGAAATTCTTGGAAGATTGGATGAAGCTACAAAAAATTACCATAACCATTTTCTAAATATAGCATTAGCATATGGAGGACAATACGAATTAGTAGATGCTGTAAAAAAAATAGGAGAAAAAATCAAAGATGGTTCATTAAATGTTGAAGACATCAATAAGAAAGAGATCGAAGCAAATCTTTACACATCACATTTACCTCAATCATCCCCAGATATGATATTGAGAACATCAGGAGAGAAAAGATTGAGTGGATTTCTAATGTGGCAAAGTGCATATAGTGAATTGGTGTTTATGGATATTTTTTGGCCAGAGTTTAGAAAAATTGATTTGATGAGAGCAATTAGAACTTTTCAGGAAAGAAAAAGAAGGTTAGGAAAATGA
- a CDS encoding DUF373 family protein gives MSQQSDKVEKDVNASAANRLLVICIDRDNDVGEKARIATPVIGRDACIEAAQRLALEDPEDADSNSIFAAIKTYEDLISKGYQVEVITVAGVKDRGVQADEKILAETRKVLENFSANGAVIVSDGEDDESVIPVIQNVLPVVSVQRVVMKVSRSVEYSYAVFGKYLKMLAYDSKYSKFFLGVPGILLLIGGIATAFGYTAEIFAVLVSILGGAFLIRAFDIDRALSNWSKPTPMGFIRMFTMVAGILLILSSVPAGINSVDSELIEADTQLISKITDKMIIGQFVVGALPILWIGMGAIFAGTLLSNWIGGIPRQISDSLRIIVLISLYPTVAQFTNIMIYEESSFTLIPPLLGGLAATLISATILFKKYRKHKNQEMISD, from the coding sequence ATGTCTCAGCAATCCGACAAGGTGGAAAAAGATGTTAATGCGTCAGCAGCAAATAGACTACTTGTTATTTGTATTGATAGAGATAATGATGTAGGAGAAAAAGCTAGGATTGCTACACCGGTTATAGGCAGAGATGCATGTATAGAGGCAGCTCAGAGATTAGCATTGGAAGATCCTGAAGATGCGGATTCAAATTCAATTTTTGCAGCAATAAAGACATATGAAGATTTGATCAGTAAGGGATACCAAGTTGAAGTAATAACTGTTGCAGGAGTTAAAGATAGAGGAGTTCAAGCAGATGAAAAAATATTAGCTGAGACAAGAAAGGTTTTAGAGAATTTTTCTGCAAATGGAGCAGTCATAGTTTCTGACGGAGAAGATGACGAAAGTGTAATTCCAGTAATACAAAATGTTCTACCAGTAGTATCAGTCCAACGAGTTGTGATGAAAGTAAGTAGAAGTGTAGAATATTCCTATGCAGTTTTTGGAAAATATCTAAAAATGCTTGCTTATGATTCAAAATATTCCAAATTCTTTTTGGGAGTTCCCGGAATTCTTTTGTTAATTGGTGGAATTGCAACTGCATTTGGATATACTGCAGAAATATTTGCAGTACTTGTGAGTATTTTAGGAGGAGCATTTTTGATCAGAGCATTTGATATAGATAGAGCATTATCAAATTGGTCAAAACCAACTCCGATGGGTTTTATCAGAATGTTTACAATGGTTGCAGGAATATTATTGATACTTTCATCGGTTCCTGCTGGAATCAATTCTGTGGATTCAGAATTAATTGAAGCAGATACACAATTAATTTCAAAGATTACAGACAAGATGATAATTGGACAATTTGTTGTTGGAGCATTACCAATTTTATGGATTGGTATGGGAGCAATTTTTGCAGGTACATTGCTTAGTAATTGGATAGGAGGAATTCCAAGACAAATTAGTGATAGCTTAAGAATCATAGTTCTAATTTCATTATATCCAACAGTAGCACAATTCACCAACATTATGATTTATGAAGAAAGTTCATTTACTTTGATTCCACCTTTGTTGGGAGGATTAGCTGCAACATTGATTTCAGCCACTATTTTGTTCAAGAAATATAGAAAGCATAAAAATCAAGAAATGATTTCAGACTAA